A DNA window from Streptobacillus canis contains the following coding sequences:
- the ybaK gene encoding Cys-tRNA(Pro) deacylase produces MIKTNAMRIIEKEKIPYTMHTYPVTEDHIEGYVVASHINKAVYEVFKTLVTKGSRDYFVFVVPMDEVLDLKKAAKSVGEKSIEMIAVKDINKVTGYIRGGCSPVGMKKLYKTVIHESAKDLKTLVVSAGKRGYQIEINPFDLAKIVNANFENIVQNG; encoded by the coding sequence ATGATTAAAACTAATGCAATGAGAATAATAGAAAAAGAGAAAATACCATATACTATGCATACTTATCCTGTTACTGAAGACCATATTGAAGGATATGTAGTTGCATCTCATATAAATAAAGCTGTATATGAAGTATTTAAAACACTAGTAACTAAAGGTAGTCGTGACTACTTTGTATTCGTTGTTCCTATGGATGAAGTTTTAGATTTAAAAAAAGCAGCTAAATCTGTAGGAGAAAAAAGTATTGAAATGATAGCTGTAAAAGATATTAATAAAGTCACGGGATATATTAGAGGAGGATGTTCTCCTGTAGGTATGAAAAAGCTATATAAAACAGTGATACATGAAAGTGCTAAAGATTTAAAAACCTTAGTTGTAAGTGCAGGTAAAAGAGGATATCAAATAGAAATTAATCCTTTCGATCTTGCAAAAATAGTTAATGCTAATTTTGAAAATATAGTACAGAATGGGTGA
- a CDS encoding NAD-dependent protein deacylase, whose amino-acid sequence MNNMDKAIDWILNAKRLVFFGGAGVSTASGIPDFRSSDGIFNIKYKYSPEEILSRTFFNRKPEVFYDFYKSKMIFPHILPNITHKVLVKLEEKGILSSIVTQNIDNLHQKAGSKNVIELHGNSYRNKCMKCKESYGIEYIINSESIPKCPNCGGIIKPEVILYEEPLNQNVIENALDEISHADVIVVAGTSLKVYPAASFLGYYRGSKLIIINDSKTEGDEWADIKVEMRLEEFFKKVDELL is encoded by the coding sequence ATGAATAATATGGATAAAGCTATAGACTGGATATTAAATGCAAAACGTCTTGTTTTCTTTGGAGGCGCTGGAGTATCAACTGCTTCTGGTATACCTGATTTTAGAAGTTCTGATGGTATTTTTAATATAAAGTATAAATATAGTCCTGAAGAAATATTATCAAGAACATTTTTTAATAGAAAACCTGAAGTTTTCTATGATTTCTATAAATCAAAAATGATATTTCCTCATATTTTACCAAATATAACTCACAAAGTATTGGTAAAACTTGAAGAAAAAGGAATATTAAGTTCTATAGTTACTCAAAATATTGATAATTTACATCAAAAAGCAGGATCTAAAAATGTAATAGAACTACATGGAAATTCATATCGAAATAAGTGTATGAAATGTAAAGAATCCTATGGTATAGAATATATTATAAATTCAGAAAGTATTCCTAAATGTCCAAATTGTGGAGGTATAATTAAGCCTGAAGTAATACTTTATGAAGAACCATTAAATCAAAATGTTATAGAAAATGCATTAGATGAAATATCTCATGCTGATGTAATAGTTGTTGCCGGTACATCACTTAAAGTATATCCTGCAGCATCTTTTCTAGGGTATTATAGAGGATCAAAGCTTATCATCATAAATGATAGTAAAACTGAAGGTGATGAATGGGCAGATATTAAGGTAGAAATGAGACTTGAAGAATTCTTTAAAAAGGTAGATGAACTATTATGA
- a CDS encoding M20 metallopeptidase family protein, with protein sequence MIEKIRDLRKKLNENPEISNKEYVTREILKDFLKQNSNINIVDMNTYFYAERIIDSNLETIVIRADHDAITNSKGQVYHGCGHDGHSSILAGTILATEGIKLNKNVIFLFQAAEENGSGAKLTDELFKKYKIDKIYGLHNMPMLEKNVVGYKKGTMMCASCGYTFKITGKQSHASLPENAKNPAFVISKVIEMLEPLSKFNGFKAITFENHDFKDLIMATIINVKIGEKNFGISPANGEISMTLRSAKEDELNILFTMIYNKIKELCGSEYIFSYEEFDAFPETNNDDKLTEETIKIFKEKGFKVIENKEPFRASEDFGYYKKFAPSLFFFLGNGDSAPLHDDMYKFNDDILETGIALFKTIIESENN encoded by the coding sequence ATGATAGAAAAAATACGTGATTTAAGAAAAAAATTAAATGAAAATCCTGAAATTTCAAATAAAGAATATGTAACTCGTGAAATATTAAAAGACTTTCTTAAACAAAATTCTAATATTAACATTGTAGACATGAATACATATTTCTATGCTGAAAGAATAATAGATTCTAATTTAGAAACTATAGTTATTAGAGCTGATCATGATGCAATAACTAATTCTAAAGGTCAAGTTTATCATGGTTGTGGACATGATGGACATTCTTCTATACTTGCTGGAACTATACTTGCAACAGAAGGTATAAAATTAAATAAAAATGTAATTTTCCTATTCCAAGCTGCAGAAGAAAATGGTAGTGGAGCTAAACTTACAGACGAACTATTTAAAAAATATAAGATTGATAAAATCTATGGATTACATAACATGCCTATGTTAGAAAAAAATGTAGTTGGATACAAAAAAGGAACTATGATGTGTGCTTCTTGCGGATATACTTTTAAAATTACAGGAAAACAATCTCATGCTTCTCTTCCAGAAAATGCTAAAAATCCAGCATTTGTTATCTCTAAAGTTATTGAAATGTTAGAACCTCTATCTAAATTTAATGGTTTTAAAGCCATAACTTTTGAAAATCATGATTTTAAAGACTTAATTATGGCAACAATAATTAATGTTAAAATAGGTGAGAAAAACTTTGGAATTTCACCAGCTAATGGTGAAATATCTATGACACTAAGAAGTGCAAAAGAAGATGAATTAAACATATTATTTACTATGATATATAACAAAATTAAAGAACTTTGTGGTAGTGAATATATCTTCTCTTATGAAGAATTTGATGCATTCCCAGAAACAAATAACGATGATAAACTAACTGAAGAAACTATAAAAATATTTAAAGAAAAAGGGTTTAAAGTAATAGAAAACAAAGAACCTTTTAGAGCAAGTGAAGATTTTGGATACTATAAAAAATTTGCACCTAGTCTATTCTTTTTCTTAGGTAATGGAGATAGTGCTCCTCTTCATGATGATATGTACAAATTTAATGATGACATATTGGAAACTGGTATTGCTCTATTTAAAACAATAATAGAAAGTGAGAATAATTAA
- a CDS encoding DUF5713 family protein, whose protein sequence is MELLKEMYENTYEYPKYCTNYVKRELVRLIEFFESGETRKTYIEEYIEEMVYELNDIQEIFWNGESDIDDFASKCILNEITNIIQKYRDDINIEQVLRHRRW, encoded by the coding sequence ATGGAATTACTTAAAGAAATGTATGAAAACACTTACGAATATCCTAAATACTGTACTAATTATGTTAAAAGAGAATTAGTAAGGCTAATAGAATTTTTTGAAAGTGGAGAAACTAGAAAAACATATATAGAAGAATATATAGAAGAAATGGTTTATGAACTAAATGACATACAAGAAATATTCTGGAATGGTGAAAGTGATATAGATGATTTCGCTAGTAAATGCATATTAAATGAAATAACTAATATTATACAAAAATATAGAGATGATATTAATATTGAACAAGTTTTAAGACACAGAAGATGGTAA
- a CDS encoding PTS sugar transporter subunit IIA has translation MKISEMIKSENISLDLQGNTKKEILSELATLVKSGGIINEEEFLKDLINRENAGSTALEHGLAIPHVRTKNIEHFAIALGIKKDGIDFESVDGEKTKLFVLIATPEKYNNWHLEALVKISKMFYNPINVTVLANAKSKEGVKKLIEQLEGMN, from the coding sequence ATGAAAATAAGTGAAATGATAAAATCAGAAAATATCTCTTTAGACTTACAAGGAAATACAAAAAAAGAAATTTTATCAGAATTAGCAACATTAGTAAAATCTGGTGGAATAATAAACGAAGAGGAATTTCTTAAAGATCTAATAAATAGAGAAAACGCAGGATCTACAGCACTAGAACATGGACTTGCTATACCACATGTTAGAACTAAAAATATAGAACATTTTGCTATAGCTTTAGGAATTAAAAAAGATGGTATAGACTTTGAATCAGTAGATGGTGAGAAAACAAAATTATTTGTTCTAATTGCAACTCCAGAAAAATATAACAACTGGCACTTAGAAGCTCTTGTTAAAATTTCAAAAATGTTCTATAACCCAATAAATGTTACTGTTTTAGCTAATGCTAAATCAAAAGAAGGAGTTAAAAAATTAATAGAACAATTAGAAGGGATGAATTAA
- a CDS encoding alpha/beta hydrolase family protein, translated as MSKLDILTMNEFKYLSNIKSNKSQDKFLYILSKPNLDKNNYDKEIYMYDGNEHTFLAKEENFDFLEDNLIYFIAKRNEEEKKEEVSTNIYTLRLDKAGEAKKLFSFDFPVNSIEKITDDLYILSVGYSLYNPEFYKLPKEEKEKYLKEVKDKNFRQVVDEIPFWHDNGTYIDKNRSAIFKYIPSTNEIKPLTKLDGSNAYITSVDRENKKVLFVEELFINKSGKYNMLKEINLENDEITTLIEENKYGISTAKYAKNNIYLLASDMKVLGINENNRMFKIDRNTKELTMYLSDDISYGNATGSDARLGGNEYFKVDYDTEEITFIATTEYMAELFRVKDGKLETLSNKLGSVDGYTILNNELYVLGYLGSKLCEIYRESDLKQITEYNEEVMKDKYVADPITIEFNSNGDDIKGFVLLPENFDENKKYPAILDIHGGPKTVYGTIYYHEMQVWANRGYVVMFTNPHGSSGRGDAFSDIRGKYGSIDYQDLMTFVDVVLEKYTNIDKENLAVTGGSYGGFMTNWITSHTDRFKVAATQRSISNWISMYGVSDIGYYFSDDQNAAILPNKEGFEKIWDHSPLKYVENVVTPTLIIHSDADYRCPIDQGYQWLTALKDRGIDSRMVVFKGESHGLSRGGKPKARIERLTEITEWIEKYTK; from the coding sequence ATGAGTAAACTAGATATATTAACTATGAATGAGTTTAAATACTTATCAAATATAAAATCAAATAAAAGCCAAGATAAATTTTTATACATCTTATCTAAACCTAATTTAGATAAAAATAACTATGATAAAGAAATATATATGTATGATGGAAATGAGCATACTTTCCTTGCTAAAGAAGAAAATTTTGACTTTTTAGAAGATAACTTAATATATTTCATTGCAAAAAGAAATGAAGAGGAGAAAAAAGAAGAAGTAAGTACTAATATCTATACTTTAAGATTAGATAAAGCTGGAGAAGCTAAAAAATTATTCTCTTTTGACTTTCCAGTAAATTCTATAGAAAAAATAACTGATGACCTATATATCCTTTCAGTTGGTTATTCTTTATACAATCCAGAATTCTACAAACTTCCTAAAGAAGAAAAAGAAAAATATTTAAAAGAAGTTAAAGATAAAAACTTTAGACAAGTTGTAGATGAAATACCTTTCTGGCATGATAATGGAACATATATAGATAAAAATCGTTCAGCTATATTTAAATATATTCCTTCAACTAATGAAATTAAACCTTTAACTAAACTTGATGGAAGTAATGCATATATAACTTCAGTTGATAGAGAAAACAAAAAAGTTTTATTCGTAGAAGAACTATTTATCAATAAATCTGGTAAATATAACATGTTAAAAGAAATAAATCTTGAAAACGATGAAATTACTACTTTAATTGAAGAAAATAAATATGGAATATCTACTGCTAAATATGCTAAAAACAACATATATTTACTAGCTAGTGATATGAAAGTTTTAGGCATAAATGAAAATAATAGAATGTTTAAAATAGATAGAAATACTAAAGAATTAACTATGTATTTAAGCGATGATATTAGTTATGGAAATGCTACTGGTAGTGATGCAAGACTTGGTGGAAATGAATACTTTAAAGTTGATTACGATACAGAAGAAATAACTTTCATTGCAACTACTGAATATATGGCAGAACTATTTAGAGTAAAAGATGGAAAATTAGAAACTTTATCAAATAAATTAGGATCAGTTGATGGATATACTATACTTAATAATGAACTATATGTTCTAGGGTATCTTGGTTCAAAATTATGTGAAATATATAGAGAAAGTGACTTAAAACAAATTACTGAATATAACGAAGAAGTAATGAAAGATAAATATGTTGCAGATCCAATAACTATAGAGTTTAACTCAAACGGTGATGACATAAAAGGATTTGTCCTTTTACCTGAAAACTTTGATGAAAACAAAAAATACCCTGCTATACTTGATATACATGGTGGTCCAAAAACTGTATATGGAACTATATACTATCATGAAATGCAAGTATGGGCTAACAGAGGATATGTAGTAATGTTTACTAACCCTCATGGTTCAAGTGGTAGAGGAGATGCATTCAGTGACATACGTGGAAAATATGGAAGTATAGATTATCAAGATTTAATGACTTTTGTTGATGTAGTATTAGAAAAATATACTAATATAGATAAAGAAAATCTTGCAGTTACAGGAGGATCTTATGGAGGATTCATGACTAACTGGATTACTAGCCATACTGATAGATTTAAAGTTGCTGCAACTCAAAGATCTATATCTAACTGGATATCTATGTATGGGGTAAGTGATATAGGATATTACTTCTCAGATGATCAAAATGCTGCAATATTACCAAATAAAGAAGGATTTGAAAAAATCTGGGATCATTCTCCATTAAAATATGTAGAAAATGTTGTTACTCCTACATTAATAATACATTCTGATGCAGATTATAGATGTCCTATAGATCAAGGATATCAATGGTTAACAGCTCTTAAAGATAGAGGAATAGATAGTAGAATGGTTGTATTTAAAGGAGAATCTCATGGACTTTCTAGAGGAGGAAAACCTAAAGCTAGAATAGAAAGATTAACTGAAATTACAGAATGGATAGAAAAATATACTAAATAA
- the brnQ gene encoding branched-chain amino acid transport system II carrier protein, translating into MKRKREYIYISLLIFGMFFGAGNLIFPPFVGKEAGSSVFTAMLGFGVTSTLATMLGVYIGFKENIMQKIYSKLGAKFTKLLFIASCCTIAVVGVPRAAIMPFDMIISEIVTDLKMVTIFRLIYIVLFFSLVYYLSYNQSSILSVIGKFLTPVLLLLIFIVTVYTFLTQEITFLEPSASFATAPIFKGFFEGYNTMDTLGGIIVGITVVNIVKKNYANLTNQELLKYGKVGSTVAGLLMFSIYFILAIIGAGLSKNYLEATNGAVILREIIKLLFGNFGIFILTSIFFVACLTVCISILTFTSEFNYQAFPEIAYKKWMRFFLILSLLLASLSLDGILKISIPVLLMSYPPMVLIIFLELLRTNDKLVYQGTMCFALILNTLIVINTMIFKIPVLNALLEKLPFYDVNFSWAIPTLIVYILLNIFVKTKKNLD; encoded by the coding sequence ATGAAAAGAAAAAGAGAATACATATATATTAGTTTATTAATATTTGGTATGTTTTTTGGAGCAGGGAATTTAATATTCCCACCATTTGTAGGAAAGGAAGCAGGAAGTTCAGTATTTACAGCTATGCTTGGATTTGGAGTAACTAGTACACTAGCTACTATGTTAGGTGTGTATATAGGATTTAAGGAAAATATTATGCAGAAGATTTACTCTAAATTAGGTGCTAAATTCACAAAATTGCTGTTTATAGCCTCATGTTGTACCATAGCCGTAGTTGGAGTACCCCGTGCGGCAATAATGCCATTTGACATGATAATTTCAGAAATTGTGACAGATCTTAAAATGGTAACAATATTTAGATTAATATATATAGTATTATTCTTTAGTTTAGTATATTATCTTTCATATAACCAAAGTTCTATATTAAGTGTTATAGGTAAGTTTTTAACACCAGTGTTATTATTATTAATATTTATAGTTACAGTATATACTTTTTTAACACAAGAAATTACTTTTTTAGAACCAAGTGCAAGTTTTGCAACTGCCCCTATATTTAAAGGGTTCTTTGAAGGATACAATACTATGGATACTCTAGGAGGTATAATAGTAGGGATTACAGTGGTAAATATAGTTAAGAAAAATTATGCTAATTTAACTAATCAAGAATTACTTAAATATGGTAAAGTAGGATCTACAGTAGCAGGTTTATTAATGTTTTCAATATACTTCATATTAGCAATAATAGGAGCGGGACTTTCTAAAAATTATTTAGAAGCAACTAATGGAGCGGTAATATTAAGAGAGATAATAAAATTATTATTTGGTAATTTTGGAATATTTATATTAACATCAATATTCTTTGTAGCATGTTTAACAGTATGTATTTCAATACTTACTTTTACTAGTGAATTTAATTATCAAGCCTTCCCTGAAATAGCGTATAAAAAGTGGATGAGATTTTTCTTAATACTTTCATTATTACTTGCAAGTTTAAGTTTAGATGGTATATTAAAAATTTCTATACCTGTATTATTAATGTCATATCCACCTATGGTATTAATAATATTCCTTGAATTGCTTAGAACTAATGATAAGTTAGTATATCAAGGAACTATGTGCTTTGCTTTAATATTAAACACTTTAATAGTTATTAATACTATGATATTTAAGATACCTGTATTAAATGCTTTATTAGAGAAATTACCATTCTATGATGTTAATTTCTCATGGGCTATACCGACATTAATTGTATATATCTTATTAAATATATTTGTTAAAACTAAAAAAAATCTGGATTAA
- the dnaA gene encoding chromosomal replication initiator protein DnaA codes for MLEPSKIWEALKKALEDNQIILSDYIKDSVRAIEFKNSVLVLEIDDFKSYNEINNIKSEIEKKATQQYGALLGDITIELQKNFRDFTSSSNFIKKEKFVTNLNEKFTFDNYIVGDNNLFAYKLGMAILDGKLSNSPLMIYGDSGLGKTHLAQAIGNEMLQKNPESKVLYTTSTEFSNELIKSFSERSTISFKDKYRDLDMLIVDDIQFFENIFGKGDDKTQKEFYNAFNTLHMANKPIILISDKYPEELISVEERLISRLVSGALVELKMPDKTSRITIIKTILDKENVKMDQDVMYFIADELETNIRELEGFVRTIVARVNLMNEIPNKELVTQELNKKILKKKQAITSDKILDAVSTYYNIKKEEILGKSRKVEIVRARDASRYLLNFILKITLGEIGKMFGSDHTSVVKAIDKIRLMETEDPNNQLLKDIKTLKASIES; via the coding sequence ATGTTAGAGCCAAGTAAAATATGGGAAGCTTTAAAAAAAGCACTTGAAGATAATCAAATCATTTTATCTGATTACATTAAAGACAGTGTAAGAGCTATAGAATTTAAGAATTCAGTATTAGTTTTAGAAATTGATGATTTCAAATCATATAACGAGATAAATAACATTAAAAGTGAAATTGAAAAAAAAGCAACCCAACAATATGGAGCTTTACTTGGTGATATAACTATAGAATTACAAAAGAATTTTAGAGATTTTACTAGTTCAAGTAACTTTATTAAAAAAGAAAAGTTTGTAACTAATTTAAATGAAAAATTTACTTTTGATAACTATATAGTAGGAGACAACAACCTTTTTGCATACAAGTTGGGGATGGCAATATTAGATGGAAAACTATCAAATAGTCCTTTAATGATATATGGAGATTCAGGATTAGGTAAAACTCACTTAGCTCAAGCTATAGGTAATGAAATGTTACAAAAAAATCCTGAAAGTAAGGTACTATATACTACATCTACTGAATTCTCAAATGAATTAATTAAAAGTTTTAGTGAAAGATCAACTATATCTTTTAAAGATAAATATAGAGATTTAGATATGTTAATAGTAGATGATATACAATTTTTTGAAAATATCTTTGGTAAAGGAGATGACAAAACACAAAAAGAATTCTATAATGCCTTCAATACATTACATATGGCTAATAAGCCAATAATATTAATATCTGATAAATATCCAGAAGAATTAATTAGTGTAGAAGAAAGATTAATATCAAGACTAGTATCTGGGGCTTTAGTAGAATTAAAAATGCCAGATAAAACATCAAGAATTACGATAATCAAAACAATTTTAGATAAAGAAAATGTTAAGATGGATCAAGATGTAATGTATTTTATAGCTGATGAATTAGAAACTAATATTAGAGAGTTAGAAGGATTTGTTAGAACTATAGTTGCAAGAGTTAACTTAATGAATGAAATACCTAATAAAGAATTAGTTACTCAGGAATTAAATAAGAAAATACTTAAGAAGAAGCAAGCTATTACATCTGATAAGATATTAGATGCAGTTTCAACTTATTACAATATTAAAAAGGAAGAAATTTTAGGTAAGAGTAGAAAAGTTGAGATAGTTAGAGCAAGAGATGCATCAAGATACTTATTAAACTTTATACTAAAAATCACTTTAGGTGAAATTGGTAAAATGTTTGGTTCAGATCATACATCAGTAGTAAAAGCTATAGATAAAATACGTTTAATGGAAACAGAAGATCCTAATAATCAATTATTAAAAGACATAAAAACACTTAAAGCAAGTATAGAAAGTTAA
- a CDS encoding DUF6290 family protein has protein sequence MEIMVKLSEKEKENLIKYARDNSLSLELVLKKMIYKRMEDEFDMYLAERAYLKYLREVTRSKSSFRKSNI, from the coding sequence ATGGAGATTATGGTTAAATTAAGTGAAAAAGAAAAGGAAAATTTGATTAAATATGCTAGAGATAATTCTTTATCATTAGAACTAGTTTTAAAAAAAATGATATATAAAAGGATGGAAGATGAATTTGACATGTATTTAGCTGAGAGAGCATATTTAAAATATTTAAGAGAAGTTACTAGAAGTAAAAGTTCATTTAGAAAATCAAATATTTAA
- a CDS encoding GNAT family N-acetyltransferase — translation MEQILEIKDLALEFQKELGLEQWSNNYPLESDFKNDIDLERGYVYEKDGKIYAYASLNYGIDPMYVKTYDGYINNEINYSSIHRVIVDKKEMKQGIGKEFLEKLIRISIKDSRFIVRIDTHKDNIAMMKLINKLNFKYIARVHASDETDRDVFEYTLGGN, via the coding sequence ATGGAACAAATACTTGAGATTAAAGATTTAGCTTTAGAATTCCAAAAAGAATTGGGATTAGAACAATGGTCTAATAATTATCCACTTGAATCGGATTTTAAAAATGACATAGATTTAGAAAGAGGCTATGTTTATGAAAAAGATGGGAAAATATATGCGTATGCTTCATTAAACTATGGTATAGATCCAATGTATGTCAAAACTTATGATGGATATATTAATAATGAAATTAATTATTCATCTATACATAGAGTAATTGTAGATAAAAAGGAAATGAAACAAGGTATAGGAAAAGAATTTTTAGAAAAATTAATCAGAATATCTATTAAAGATTCAAGATTTATAGTAAGAATAGATACACATAAAGACAATATAGCAATGATGAAATTGATTAACAAATTAAATTTTAAATATATAGCAAGAGTTCACGCAAGTGACGAGACTGATAGAGATGTATTCGAATATACTTTAGGAGGTAATTAA
- a CDS encoding Na/Pi cotransporter family protein: MTEVINYREMLFSFLGGLGLFLFCIKYMGEGLQLMAGEKLRYILDKYTTSPFLGVLVGIFVTALIQSSSGTSVITIGLVGAGLLTLRQAIGIIMGANIGTTLTTVIIGFNITHYAMPILFIGVALLTFTNRKSINNVGRILFGFGGIFFALTLMSKAMYPLRTLPEFRELTISLSNNSLLGVFIGTGITMLVQASSATISILQNIYQDNLITLRAALPVLFGDNIGTTITAIIAVIGASSAAKRIALSHVLFNVIGTAIFMVFLTPFTLLIEKMSSFLHLTPKLTIAFAHGTFNILNTIILFPFIGTLAFIVTKIIKEDKEEGEYTVKYLDRALIQTPSIALGQVRQEMILMTEVALENLKKSVEFFHTHDEKLAEEIKKREDGINILDREITKYLADLSRENLSIKEGEELGIYLDMCRDVERIGDHAAGILTDVEYEIRKNLKFSEYAHNEINNILQISVEMIECSLDAIKNGDKEKVFDALDLHNKVYVYEKKVRKNHIKRLNAGECEIHAGLSYIDLISHFTRVCDHARNLVEKI; this comes from the coding sequence ATGACGGAAGTAATAAATTACAGAGAAATGTTATTTTCTTTTTTAGGAGGATTAGGACTATTCCTTTTCTGTATTAAATATATGGGAGAAGGATTACAATTAATGGCTGGAGAAAAGTTAAGATATATTTTAGATAAATATACTACTTCACCATTTTTAGGAGTTTTAGTAGGAATCTTTGTTACAGCACTTATACAATCAAGTTCTGGAACATCAGTAATAACTATAGGACTTGTTGGAGCTGGACTTCTTACTCTTAGACAAGCTATAGGAATAATAATGGGAGCAAATATTGGAACAACATTAACAACAGTAATTATAGGTTTTAATATTACTCACTATGCTATGCCTATCTTATTCATAGGAGTAGCTTTACTAACATTTACTAATAGAAAAAGTATAAATAACGTAGGTAGAATATTATTTGGATTTGGTGGAATATTCTTTGCATTAACATTAATGTCTAAAGCAATGTATCCATTAAGAACTTTACCTGAATTTAGAGAATTAACAATAAGTTTAAGTAATAATTCACTATTAGGTGTATTTATAGGAACAGGTATAACTATGCTAGTTCAAGCATCATCTGCAACAATAAGTATACTACAAAATATTTACCAAGATAATTTAATTACATTAAGAGCCGCATTACCAGTACTATTTGGAGATAATATAGGAACAACAATCACAGCTATTATAGCTGTAATAGGAGCAAGTTCTGCTGCAAAAAGAATTGCTCTTTCACACGTATTATTCAATGTAATAGGTACAGCAATATTTATGGTATTTTTAACACCATTTACATTATTAATAGAAAAAATGAGTTCATTCTTACACTTAACACCAAAATTAACTATAGCTTTTGCACATGGAACATTTAATATTTTAAATACAATAATATTATTCCCTTTCATAGGAACTTTAGCATTTATAGTTACTAAAATAATTAAAGAAGATAAAGAAGAAGGAGAATACACTGTTAAATACTTAGATAGAGCACTTATACAAACACCATCTATAGCTTTAGGACAAGTTAGACAAGAGATGATACTAATGACAGAAGTTGCTTTAGAAAATCTTAAAAAATCAGTTGAATTCTTCCATACTCATGATGAAAAACTTGCAGAAGAAATCAAAAAAAGAGAAGATGGAATTAATATATTAGATAGAGAAATTACTAAATATTTAGCAGACCTTTCTAGAGAAAATTTAAGTATTAAAGAAGGGGAAGAATTAGGAATATATCTAGATATGTGTAGAGACGTTGAAAGAATAGGAGATCACGCTGCTGGTATATTAACTGATGTTGAATATGAAATTAGAAAAAATCTAAAATTCTCTGAATATGCACATAATGAAATAAATAATATATTACAAATATCAGTAGAAATGATAGAGTGTTCATTAGATGCTATTAAAAATGGAGATAAAGAAAAAGTATTTGATGCACTAGATTTACATAATAAAGTTTATGTTTATGAGAAAAAAGTAAGAAAAAATCATATCAAGAGATTAAATGCAGGAGAATGTGAAATTCATGCTGGACTTTCATATATAGATTTAATTTCTCACTTTACAAGAGTATGTGATCATGCAAGAAACTTAGTAGAAAAAATATAG